The Mercurialis annua linkage group LG2, ddMerAnnu1.2, whole genome shotgun sequence genome contains a region encoding:
- the LOC126670423 gene encoding uncharacterized protein LOC126670423, whose translation MITFSFLDSLRKSKLPITQRIFIIVSVLFLLILEQSCPIFCSSIAKNRQYQEQETAMKVHPMPKKRNNITIQFYTDHRRDPDGSHTKKLRRLPHIFSRVLELPFRSDADVSVEENPDCFRFVAETDGIGEVRAHTIEIHPGVTKIVIRPNGYLELSSLDDLELDVWRFRLPESTRPELASAVLTDGELIVTVPKGDEEVEDNNGEFRGG comes from the exons ATGATTACATTTTCATTTCTTGATTCCCTTCGAAAATCAAAATTACCCATCACCCAACGAATCTTTATCATCGTCTCCGTTCTTTTTCTATTAATTCTTGAACAATCTTGCCCAATTTTCTGTTCTTCTATAGCCAAGAACCGCCAATACCAAGAACAAGAAACCGCCATGAAGGTGCATCCGATGCCCAAGAAACGAAACAACATAACAATCCAGTTCTACACCGATCACCGGCGGGACCCAGATGGGTCCCACACCAAGAAGCTGAGGCGGCTACCCCACATCTTCAGCCGTGTTCTTGAGCTTCCATTCCGGTCGGATGCTGACGTGTCGGTGGAGGAAAACCCTGATTGTTTCCGATTTGTAGCGGAAACCGATGGTATTGGAGAAGTAAGGGCCCACACTATTGAAATCCATCCTGGGGTTACTAAGATTGTGATTAGGCCTAATGGGTATCTTGAATTGTCTTCGTTGGATGATTTGGAGTTGGATGTGTGGAGGTTTCGGTTGCCGGAATCGACGCGGCCGGAGCTTGCTAGCGCGGTTTTAACGGACGGGGAGTTGATTGTCACGGTGCCGAAGGGGGATGAGGAGGTGGAGGATAATAATGGAGAGTTTAGAGGAG GATGA
- the LOC126668695 gene encoding uncharacterized protein LOC126668695 — MMTDPYPMHPDQVADYHHDLFHGNEDEYDNKPASETGQPDEHFVNKGEYLQNDDIVQIAHSALQNELFADNDMENEVENNLHNEQYGAQDVPFEIDNNTDTQMEDHNLLWPVLPGESGEGLPYAPIDWPFPGDVWTWRVGRRYNNTGYFQDRFLQIPKRIGRQTFASKNAVANYIKSNFAGADVDAFFASFAWKIPVKIPSPKKVESAPPAPSQEEKVAGQEEEKANDVYSSGRKRRAVVASSAPPKEIEENGEPISSASKRRRQSTSKISPPPSKPTKQTRQKGGKSTPASKKAKQNEAALSSPPSRKTRQTGKRSSHSAHNEEVIEEPIEEPIPEDFDNYLSSLEDIISQPLTIVNISSPSPVNDSVAAQIEMAEARSKISSLLLMDFPSLISPKNITELTTLASKLRKDPNMNAEQLVKLKLIEEIPSFSEVFIESRELIDQVDEFFATLEAKKAKIASLKNEYSELKEKADQLQSQVDANSMGVDEIDRQIALLRSRRAELTSAIETNKAAKTEVSSAQKMVASAIPKVVHEIQNANAKIPNLELKRTNAVKREAEIRAKFAPLEGFAL, encoded by the exons ATGATGACAGATCCATATCCTATGCATCCAGATCAAGTTGCAGACTATCACCATGA CTTATTTCATGGAAACGAAGATGAGTATGACAATAAGCCGGCGTCAGAGACTGGTCAGCCGGACGAGCATTTTGTTAACAAGGGAGAATATCTGCAGAATGACGATATTGTGCAGATTGCGCATTCTGCATTGCAGAATGAGCTGTTTGCGGACAATGATATGGAGAATGAGGTAGAGAACAACTTGCATAACGAGCAATATGGGGCGCAGGATGTCCCTTTTGAAATTGATAATAATACTGATACTCAGATGGAGGATCATAATTTGCTTTGGCCGGTTCTACCTGGTGAATCTGGCGAAGGATTGCCTTATGCTCCAATTGACTGGCCGTTTCCTGGTGATGTTTGGACGTGGAGAGTAGGAAGGAGATATAATAATACCGGCTACTTTCAAGATAGATTTCTGCAAATTCCAAAACGTATTGGAAGACAGACATTTGCAAGCAAGAATGCAGTTGCCAATTATATTAAGTCAAACTTTGCTGGCGCAGACGTGGATGCGTTTTTTGCATCCTTTGCTTGGAAGATCCCAGTGAAAATACCATCTCCAAAGAAAG TGGAATCTGCACCTCCTGCACCGTCACAGGAAGAAAAAGTAGCGGGTcaagaagaagagaaagcaaATGATGTTTATTCTTCCGGTAGGAAAAGAAGAGCTGTAGTTGCATCATCTGCACCGCCGAAGGAGATAGAAGAGAATGGAGAGCCAATATCATCCGCATCTAAGCGGAGAAGACAAAGTACTTCTAAAATTTCACCACCCCCATCTAAACCCACCAAGCAAACAAGGCAAAAGGGAGGTAAATCAACACCTGCATCTAAGAAAGCTAAACAGAACGAAGCTGCACTATCATCCCCACCTAGTCGAAAAACTAGGCAAACGGGCAAGAGATCATCTCATTCTGCCCATAATGAGGAAGTCATAGAGGAACCGATAGAGGAGCCGATTCCAGAGGATTTTGATAACTATCTCAGCTCTTTGGAAGACATTATCAGCCAACCTCTCACTATAGTCAATATATCATCTCCTTCTCCAGTCAATGATTCTGTTGCTGCACAAATTGAAATGGCAGAAGCTCGAAGTAAGATCTCTTCCCTTCTTCTTATGGATTTTCCTTCGTTAATTTCACCGAAGAACATTACCGAACTTACAACTCTAGCATCCAAACTTCGAAAAGATCCTAATATGAATGCTGAACAACTTGTGAAACTGAAATTGATCGAGGAAATCCCTTCGTTCAGTGAGGTATTTATAGAGAGCAGGGAATTAATTGACCAGGTTGATGAATTCTTTGCCACTCTTGAGGCTAAGAAGGCCAAGATTGCTTCCTTGAAAAACGAGTATAGTGAATTGAAGGAAAAGGCAGATCAGCTGCAAAGCCAGGTGGACGCCAACTCTATGGGCGTTGATGAAATTGACAGACAAATTGCTTTACTTAGATCAAGGAGAGCTGAGCTTACTAGTGCAATTGAGACTAACAAAGCGGCCAAGACTGAGGTGAGTTCTGCTCAAAAGATGGTGGCGAGTGCAATTCCGAAAGTTGTCCATGAAATTCAAAACGCCAACGCTAAGATACCGAATTTGGAGCTGAAAAGGACAAATGCAGTGAAGCGTGAAGCTGAAATTCGAGCAAAATTCGCTCCTCTTGAAGGATTTGCTCTTTAA
- the LOC126669760 gene encoding protein OBERON 2 codes for MESMEIDKESNGNRSNSKENVFNLKRVAPEKSGEGLPYAPVNWPKHGDVWSWRVGRRIAPNGHFMDRYLYVPPRLSRSRKRTGFASKLAVERYIRSLIPDADIGAFFASFSWRIPAKKSLINGSLEEHVFQPFEEMVENSESDSHSDGVACIAGNKKCKSLMAQEKNPSVAAMPCDICCSEPCFCRECCCILCCKTTNSKYGEFNYIKCESLVSDGCICGHVAHVDCALRTYMAGTVGGSIGLDVEYYCRRCDAKTDLIPHVTRLLETCESIDSCEQLEKMLTVGTCILRGSQKYNAKTLLNRIESAISKLKSGTSLEDIWRVEKDVSAISTEQSPSTKVDVTDQQELVDNRTTLPDSLSTPSDIRAEILKLEEEIDDVLYELRKSQASEYRIAEERLFAQKKYLVNLYQQLEKEKWQLARQTSGTNTDVLLKAVLKRGDQIQQEVAKLKDMEEVARGFGRTSKSILKEHFRLEVEE; via the exons ATGGAATCTATGGAAATTGATAAAGAAAGTAATGGAAATAGATCGAATTCGAAGGAAAATGTTTTCAATTTAAAGCGGGTTGCACCCGAAAAGTCGGGTGAAGGATTGCCTTATGCTCCTGTTAATTGGCCCAAACATGGTGATGTTTGGTCATGGAGGGTGGGGAGGCGAATTGCCCCCAATGGTCATTTCATGGATAGGTACTTATATGTTCCACCCCGGCTTTCGCGAAGTAGAAAGAGGACTGGATTTGCAAGCAAACTTGCAGTTGAACGATATATCAGATCACTAATCCCAGATGCAGATATAGGCGCATTTTTTGCTTCGTTCAGCTGGAGAATACCCGCAAAGAAGTCACTAATTAATG GTAGTCTTGAGGAACATGTTTTTCAACCTTTTGAAGAGATGGTTGAAAACTCCGAATCTGATTCCCATTCTGATGGTGTGGCGTGCATCGCTGGAAATAAGAAATGCAAGAGTCTCATGGCTCAAGAAAAAAATCCTTCGGTAGCTGCAATGCCTTGTGATATTTGTTGTAGCGAACCTTGCTTTTGCcgtgaatgttgttgtattctGTGCTGCAAGACAACAAATTCAAAGTATGGAGAATTCAATTACATCAAGTGCGAGTCATTGGTCAGTGATGGTTGTATCTGTGGGCATGTTGCACATGTTGACTGCGCTCTTCGAACTTACATGGCTGGGACAGTTGGAGGAAGCATTGGGCTAGATGTGGAGTATTACTGCCGCCGTTGTGATGCAAAGACTGATTTGATTCCACATGTTACGAGGCTTTTGGAAACATGTGAATCTATTGATTCATGTGAACAATTGGAAAAAATGTTAACTGTTGGCACTTGTATTTTACGTGGATCCCAGAAATACAACGCAAAGACGCTGCTGAACCGAATTGAATCAGCCATTTCAAAG CTTAAATCTGGGACCAGTCTTGAAGATATTTGGAGAGTTGAAAAGGATGTCTCAGCTATTTCTACTG AACAAAGTCCTAGCACGAAGGTGGATGTTACTGATCAGCAAGAGCTTGTAGATAATAGAACAACTTTGCCTGATTCTTTATCAACGCCTTCTGATATCCGGGCTGAAATTCTGAAACTCGAGGAGGAGATCGACGACGTCCTCTACGAACTACGAAAGTCACAGGCATCTGAATATAGAATAGCGGAGGAACGGCTCTTTGCTCAAAAGAAGTATCTTGTGAATCTCTATCAACAACTTGAAAAAGAGAAATGGCAGTTGGCACGGCAAACATCGGGTACCAATACAGATGTTCTTCTAAAAGCTGTCTTGAAAAGGGGTGATCAAATACAGCAGGAAGTAGCAAAACTCAAGGATATGGAAGAAGTGGCCAGAGGATTCGGCAGGACTTCAAAAAGTATCCTGAAGGAACATTTTCGTTTGGAAGTTGAAGAATGA